The sequence ACATTACCGCCCCGGTCCTATTGAGTGGGTCGGAATGATCTTGTGCCTTTCAAGCGTAGCTTGGGCGTTGAAATCGCCGTCCGTAGACCGCACCGCGCCGAAGCCAGTCGGCACCATCCCGGTCAACGGCTCCCGGGAAACGTCTTCTATTGGGGAGTCATCGCATCAATTAAGCTGAGCGATAAATAGAGGGGTTTGGTCCGCTGCTACAAGCGGCAGACCAAAGTTCCCAAGATCAGGCGGATTTGTAAAGCCCGTCTCGGATTTTTTTGCAATACTCACTCCCACAGCCAGTTCCAGAGTCCCGGCAGGCGCACGCTTTGTGCACTGTCGCTGACGCTTCTGGCCAGGGCCGCTCGCTCCAGTGTGGCCTTGTCGTCGTAAAACGGCTGGGCCGCAGTCGGCAGCTGGACCGCACGCGCGCAATCCATCAGTATTTGCAGATACTCCGCCATGTGATCGGCGGTGTAGCTGTTGACATCGTGAAAACTTACCACCACCGGAATGCTGCCGTCGACCGTCGGCAACTCGCCCGCGGCAATCCGCTCGCGCACATCGGTCAACAGATGCAGCATGTTGGAACGTCTTCTCAAGCTGGCTTTGATGCCATAGATCTTGCCGTCGTTCGCGCTCAGATCCGTCAGCAGCAGGTGCATGCCGTGCTGCTGGTAGGCGGCAAAGGTGCGCTTGTCGTAATTCCAGAATGGCGGCCGCACCAGTTTCGGTGCGCTGCCCTGGATGGCCATGATGTCGGCAATGCCGTCGTTCAGCGATTGTTCGAATACCTCGGGCTTGAGGAAGCGATGGTTGGCATGGTGTGGCGTGGCGCTATGAAAGCCGAGCAGATGCCCTTCAGCGACTTCACGTCGCAGTATGTTGCGCCCAAATTCGGTCTCGCCGGCGCCGGAGGAGCGGGTTTGCACAAAGAACAAGGCTTTGATGCCGGGTTGCAGCGGATTGTGCGCTAGGGTGTCGAGTATGGACAGTGTCGAATTGTCGGTCCTTGGCCTGGCCGGGCCATCGTCGAACGTCAGCAGGAAGCGGATTGGCGCTTGGGATTTCAGGCGCTGGGCGGTTTGCGGCGACATGGGAACCGGTTCAATGGCACAAGCCGCAATACTGATTGCCACGAAAATCGCGAGCAGGCTGGAAATGATCTTTTTGCCATGCTGCGATGAGATGCAGATTGCATTGCGCAACGGGACAGATGAAACGGAAAGCGAAAACATACGATGACAGACAGTAGGGCGGTGATTGGCTTGAGAGGGACGCAGCGCGAATAATACGCCCTCGACCGCCGCTGTTCGCCGGCTGTTACAAACAACTACAGTTCATACGCCGTGCTCTGGTTTGCCGTTGCGCCTGCTACGCTGCGCGCTCTGCCATAGCCGAAAAGCCGCAGTATCGGAACTGTCATTGCGGTAGTGGCCAGCGCCATGATAAACAGCATCGTGTAGGCGGCAGGTGGCAGGAGGCCTGCCTTCAAGCCGATTGTCAGGACGATAAGTTCCATCAGTCCGCGCGTATTCATCAACGCCGCGATCACGCTGGCATCGCGCTGTCCGACGCCCGATAGGCGCGCCCCCAGATAACTGCCGCCGAACTTGCCGGCGACTGCGCCGGCAAAAAATAAACCGAGCCACAGC comes from Collimonas pratensis and encodes:
- a CDS encoding polysaccharide deacetylase family protein, producing MSPQTAQRLKSQAPIRFLLTFDDGPARPRTDNSTLSILDTLAHNPLQPGIKALFFVQTRSSGAGETEFGRNILRREVAEGHLLGFHSATPHHANHRFLKPEVFEQSLNDGIADIMAIQGSAPKLVRPPFWNYDKRTFAAYQQHGMHLLLTDLSANDGKIYGIKASLRRRSNMLHLLTDVRERIAAGELPTVDGSIPVVVSFHDVNSYTADHMAEYLQILMDCARAVQLPTAAQPFYDDKATLERAALARSVSDSAQSVRLPGLWNWLWE